From the Flavobacterium galactosidilyticum genome, one window contains:
- the fsa gene encoding fructose-6-phosphate aldolase gives MKFFIDTANLAQIKEAQALGVLDGVTTNPSLMAKEGITGKNNILKHYVAICNLVDGDVSAEVNALDYDGMIKEGEELADLHDQIVVKLPMTKEGVMAAKYFSDKGIKTNVTLVFSAGQALLAAKAGATYVSPFIGRLDDVSTDGLALIEEIRLIFDNYGYETQILAASVRHTMHIVNCAKIGADVMTGPLSAIYGLLKHPLTDIGLAQFVADFEKGNK, from the coding sequence ATGAAATTTTTTATTGACACGGCTAATTTAGCTCAGATTAAAGAAGCACAAGCATTAGGCGTTTTAGATGGCGTTACAACGAATCCTTCGTTAATGGCCAAAGAGGGAATTACTGGAAAAAATAACATTTTGAAACATTATGTTGCTATTTGTAATTTAGTTGATGGTGATGTAAGTGCTGAAGTAAACGCTTTAGATTACGACGGAATGATTAAAGAAGGAGAAGAGTTAGCTGATTTACATGATCAAATCGTTGTAAAATTGCCTATGACTAAAGAAGGAGTTATGGCTGCTAAATACTTTTCGGACAAAGGAATTAAAACAAATGTAACTTTAGTATTCTCTGCTGGACAAGCTTTGTTAGCTGCTAAAGCGGGAGCTACTTATGTTTCTCCATTCATTGGTCGTCTTGATGATGTATCAACTGATGGTTTAGCTTTGATTGAAGAAATTAGATTGATTTTTGATAACTATGGTTACGAAACTCAAATTCTTGCTGCTTCAGTACGCCACACTATGCATATTGTGAACTGTGCTAAAATTGGTGCTGATGTTATGACTGGACCACTTTCTGCAATTTACGGATTGTTGAAACACCCATTGACTGATATTGGATTAGCTCAATTTGTTGCTGATTTCGAGAAAGGAAATAAATAA
- a CDS encoding glutaminyl-peptide cyclotransferase — protein MKNHNFLFIILLGFTLTNCGDTKKGENSIFTIDNSTFKAQYQPQESLQLGILNPNNKTIDSIVYFSNDKKIASKKDLEKATFELKDQKLGYQNIKAVVYFDGLNSEATTRIEVVSNVQPKLYKYTIVNTFSHDTTQFTQGLEFYKDTLYESTGQNGTSHFRKYDHKTGKVFKQVDLDKAYFGEGITILNNKIYQLTWTEKTGFIYNANTLKLEKTFHYDKEIEGWGLTNDGKYLYQSDGTEKIWRMNPENQKMIDHINVYSGSSKIKAVNELEWINGKIYANVWQKDAIAIVDPSTGAVDGILDMSALRKLVNVTPEDFLNGIAYNPKTKTIFITGKNWDKMFEISVSE, from the coding sequence ATGAAAAATCATAACTTCCTATTTATCATTTTATTAGGATTTACATTAACCAATTGTGGTGATACAAAAAAAGGTGAAAATTCTATTTTTACCATCGATAATAGTACTTTTAAGGCACAATACCAGCCACAAGAGTCGTTACAGCTGGGAATCTTGAACCCAAACAACAAGACTATCGACAGTATAGTTTACTTTTCAAATGATAAAAAAATTGCTTCCAAAAAAGATCTTGAAAAAGCAACCTTTGAATTAAAAGACCAAAAATTAGGCTACCAAAATATAAAAGCAGTTGTTTATTTTGATGGATTAAATTCAGAAGCTACTACAAGAATAGAAGTGGTTTCAAATGTGCAACCCAAATTATATAAGTATACAATCGTTAACACTTTTTCTCACGATACGACTCAATTTACCCAAGGTCTAGAATTTTACAAAGACACTTTATATGAGAGTACGGGCCAAAACGGGACATCGCACTTCAGAAAATACGATCACAAAACAGGAAAAGTCTTTAAGCAAGTCGATCTAGACAAGGCTTATTTTGGTGAAGGAATAACAATTTTAAACAATAAAATTTACCAATTGACATGGACCGAAAAAACGGGTTTTATCTACAATGCAAATACTTTAAAACTGGAAAAAACTTTTCATTATGATAAAGAAATTGAAGGCTGGGGCCTAACTAATGATGGTAAATACCTATACCAATCAGATGGAACCGAAAAAATATGGAGAATGAATCCCGAAAATCAAAAAATGATTGACCATATTAATGTTTATTCTGGCAGCTCTAAAATTAAAGCTGTTAATGAGCTGGAATGGATTAACGGGAAAATTTACGCTAATGTTTGGCAAAAAGACGCCATTGCAATAGTAGATCCTTCAACTGGCGCAGTTGATGGCATTTTAGATATGTCAGCTTTAAGAAAATTAGTAAATGTAACTCCAGAAGATTTTTTAAACGGAATTGCCTACAACCCAAAAACTAAAACCATTTTTATAACTGGAAAAAATTGGGACAAAATGTTTGAAATTTCTGTTTCAGAATAA
- a CDS encoding carboxypeptidase-like regulatory domain-containing protein, translating to MKQIISILMILFTVQVSLAQMKTIKGSVTDGNGAPIPGVNINVQGEKESASTDFDGNFSIQVAKSKTLIFSYLGLETKNVLVGESSTINVQMIEAATNSLNEVVVTSLGITKARKTLTYSAQELKGEELTRVKDANIINTVAGKIAGVAITKSSSGSGG from the coding sequence ATGAAACAAATTATTTCAATCTTAATGATACTTTTCACAGTGCAAGTTTCGCTTGCGCAAATGAAAACGATCAAAGGTTCGGTAACGGATGGAAATGGTGCTCCAATACCAGGAGTAAATATCAATGTGCAAGGAGAAAAAGAATCCGCAAGTACAGACTTTGATGGTAACTTCTCTATACAAGTTGCTAAAAGTAAAACATTAATTTTCTCTTATTTAGGATTGGAAACTAAAAATGTACTAGTAGGAGAATCTAGTACTATTAATGTACAAATGATAGAGGCCGCTACAAATTCTTTGAATGAGGTTGTTGTAACTTCATTAGGAATCACTAAAGCAAGAAAAACATTAACTTATTCTGCTCAAGAGCTTAAAGGTGAAGAGCTAACTAGAGTGAAAGACGCTAACATTATTAATACAGTTGCAGGTAAAATAGCTGGTGTAGCGATTACTAAAAGTTCCTCTGGTTCAGGAGGTTAG
- a CDS encoding LytR/AlgR family response regulator transcription factor, which translates to MKIKCVLIDDEPLATKILQNYFTNFADFEIIGTFHNSIEALDFINNNTIDIVFLDIHMPLMTGFELIRLIENKTKIVITTAFREFAAESYELDVLDYLVKPIPLPRFIKCIHKIEADFNLKNNLKVDTLKIDPHIFIKVDKKMVKIIIDEILFIEGMKEYIKVVTADKTYITHKSLTALSEELPEDKFTRIHKSYIIAVNKVKFIEGNRIQVHSYTLPIGRNYSKDVKIRILE; encoded by the coding sequence ATGAAGATTAAATGTGTTTTGATTGATGATGAGCCATTAGCTACAAAAATTCTGCAAAATTATTTCACGAATTTTGCAGATTTTGAAATCATTGGCACTTTTCACAATTCGATAGAAGCTTTAGATTTTATAAACAATAATACCATTGATATTGTATTTTTAGACATTCACATGCCTTTAATGACAGGATTTGAGTTAATCCGATTGATTGAGAATAAAACTAAAATTGTAATTACCACCGCTTTTAGGGAATTTGCTGCGGAGAGTTACGAATTAGATGTTTTGGATTACTTAGTAAAACCTATTCCGCTTCCCCGTTTTATCAAATGCATCCACAAAATTGAAGCTGATTTCAATTTGAAAAACAACCTGAAAGTGGACACTCTTAAAATAGACCCGCATATCTTTATTAAAGTTGATAAGAAAATGGTAAAAATAATCATCGATGAAATTCTTTTTATCGAAGGGATGAAAGAATACATAAAAGTGGTAACCGCTGATAAAACTTATATTACCCACAAATCACTGACCGCCCTTTCCGAAGAGTTACCAGAAGATAAATTTACCCGTATTCATAAATCGTATATTATTGCAGTCAATAAAGTAAAGTTTATAGAAGGCAATAGAATACAAGTTCATTCTTATACTTTACCAATTGGCCGAAATTATAGCAAAGATGTAAAAATTAGAATTTTAGAGTAA
- a CDS encoding sensor histidine kinase, with product MKPIKKIKFNTEFRNHVGFWIIFFLINFLRWGSYFDDYPYSFKSNLIEFSLHIPFVYFNLLVLIPRYIVKFEYYKYTLALLASLAVIYIAKTGLTYYMISENIWPEANKIYHPFDINHIVAVTIGEIYVLSIASSVFSTMNWLKERDRNTIMKQNQSKMKLKYLKTQIQPHFFFNTLNNLYALSLESSKKVPDVILKLSRLMEYVLYDIKGTQMVDLTKEIDYIQNYIEIEKLRFEHVEVAVNIESNIDDIKIPPLLVITLIENAFKHGGPCNNNLRIKINCKVIDNTILQFEILNNFVLSQNTKTKKGIGLSNTKKRLKLIFQNNFTLEKTVKFNYYIIRLQIPVQNED from the coding sequence TTGAAACCAATTAAAAAAATAAAATTCAATACCGAATTCCGAAACCATGTTGGGTTTTGGATTATCTTTTTTCTAATAAACTTTTTGCGTTGGGGATCCTACTTTGATGACTATCCCTACTCTTTCAAATCGAATCTAATTGAGTTTTCCTTACACATCCCATTTGTGTACTTTAACTTGTTAGTTCTTATTCCGCGTTATATTGTAAAATTCGAATATTATAAATATACGTTAGCGCTATTAGCCAGTTTAGCAGTTATTTATATAGCAAAAACAGGCTTAACCTATTATATGATTTCCGAGAATATTTGGCCAGAAGCCAATAAAATATATCACCCATTTGATATTAACCATATTGTTGCGGTAACAATTGGCGAAATTTATGTACTATCTATAGCTTCGTCTGTTTTCTCTACGATGAATTGGTTAAAGGAAAGAGACCGTAATACGATTATGAAGCAGAATCAGTCTAAGATGAAACTGAAATACCTAAAAACTCAAATTCAGCCGCACTTCTTTTTCAATACGCTTAACAATCTCTATGCTTTGTCCTTAGAATCCTCTAAGAAAGTTCCTGATGTTATCTTGAAGCTTTCGCGATTAATGGAATATGTATTGTATGATATTAAAGGAACGCAAATGGTGGACTTGACAAAAGAGATTGATTATATACAGAATTATATCGAAATTGAGAAGCTTCGTTTTGAGCATGTAGAAGTGGCCGTAAACATAGAATCGAATATTGACGACATAAAAATCCCTCCCTTATTAGTGATTACGCTAATTGAAAATGCCTTCAAACACGGAGGTCCTTGCAACAATAACCTTAGAATTAAGATCAATTGTAAAGTTATTGACAATACGATTCTACAATTTGAAATACTAAATAATTTCGTACTTTCACAAAATACAAAAACTAAAAAAGGCATTGGTTTATCCAATACTAAAAAGAGGTTGAAATTGATTTTCCAAAACAATTTCACTTTAGAAAAAACAGTAAAATTTAATTATTATATCATTCGATTACAAATACCTGTTCAAAATGAAGATTAA
- a CDS encoding MFS transporter, protein MNSENLQTKWGQFIPLAIVFFFWGFVAASNDILIPVFKTAFDLTQSESQWVSLAFYIAYTVGSLIYMGISILIKEDIVNKIGYKNGLALGLTISAVGTLLFYPAANTGSFPLMLSGLFIVALGFSLQQTVANPLAIALGPIATGSQRLTMAGGINNLGTTIGPLIVSYAIFGANTNGTTTMSIESVKIPYLILGLAFLLVAILLKFSSIPERPATILEVADETTTTKKMALQYPQLVLGMIAIFLYVGVEVSTASNLPAYMETHLGFLTQDVAPYISLYWASLMIGRWTGAVEAFTNDLSLRKILRFLAPYLAFGVFLGVNAIAKHDLTPFYIYGLIILVLIAADIASKGNPARMLLIFSSLGIVALLIGMFTHGMVSVYAITSVGLFCSTLWPCIFTLAVSGLGKNTSQGSSFLIMMIMGGGIISWLQGSVSEVIGIQNSYIVGVMCFAYLVFYAWKVSGILRSQGISFDEKLSGGH, encoded by the coding sequence ATGAATTCAGAAAATTTACAAACCAAATGGGGGCAATTTATCCCTTTAGCTATTGTATTCTTCTTTTGGGGATTTGTTGCTGCTAGTAATGATATTTTAATACCAGTTTTCAAGACTGCATTTGATTTAACACAAAGTGAAAGCCAATGGGTTTCTTTAGCCTTTTACATCGCTTATACGGTGGGTTCACTAATATACATGGGAATTTCTATTTTAATAAAAGAAGATATTGTCAATAAAATTGGATATAAAAACGGACTAGCACTAGGATTAACTATTTCTGCTGTAGGCACTTTATTGTTTTATCCAGCAGCAAACACTGGTTCATTTCCATTGATGCTATCGGGTTTATTTATAGTTGCGTTAGGATTCTCTTTACAACAAACAGTTGCCAATCCATTAGCGATTGCTTTAGGACCTATTGCAACGGGTTCTCAACGATTAACTATGGCTGGAGGAATCAACAATCTCGGAACTACGATTGGTCCACTTATTGTTAGCTACGCTATTTTTGGAGCTAATACTAATGGAACCACTACCATGAGTATCGAGAGTGTAAAAATTCCCTATTTAATTCTAGGATTAGCCTTTTTGCTGGTAGCAATCTTATTAAAATTCTCTTCTATTCCGGAACGTCCAGCAACTATTCTTGAAGTTGCAGACGAAACGACAACTACAAAAAAAATGGCCTTACAATATCCACAATTGGTTTTAGGAATGATTGCCATTTTTCTATACGTAGGTGTTGAGGTATCTACAGCTAGTAATTTACCAGCTTATATGGAAACGCATTTAGGATTTTTGACACAAGATGTTGCGCCATATATATCATTATATTGGGCGAGTTTAATGATTGGTCGTTGGACAGGAGCTGTTGAAGCTTTTACCAATGATCTTAGCTTAAGAAAAATATTGCGTTTCCTAGCTCCTTATTTAGCTTTTGGAGTATTTTTAGGGGTAAATGCTATTGCTAAACATGATTTAACACCATTTTATATCTACGGATTAATAATTTTAGTGCTTATTGCTGCTGATATTGCGAGTAAAGGAAACCCAGCTAGAATGTTACTTATATTCTCTTCTTTAGGGATTGTTGCGCTTCTAATTGGGATGTTTACACACGGAATGGTAAGTGTTTACGCCATTACAAGTGTTGGTTTATTCTGTAGCACCTTATGGCCATGTATCTTTACTTTGGCGGTAAGCGGACTAGGTAAAAATACGAGTCAAGGAAGTAGCTTCTTAATCATGATGATTATGGGTGGAGGAATTATAAGTTGGTTACAAGGTTCCGTTTCTGAAGTAATTGGGATTCAAAATAGTTACATAGTTGGTGTTATGTGCTTTGCTTATTTAGTTTTTTATGCTTGGAAAGTAAGTGGAATACTTAGGAGTCAAGGAATAAGTTTTGACGAAAAATTATCAGGAGGCCACTAA
- a CDS encoding SDR family oxidoreductase — protein sequence MGKVVLITGGSSGIGKSIGEFLHHKGFVVYGTSRNPERVLNSVFPLVALDVRDSNSIRLAVAKIIATTGQLDIVINNAGVGITGPLEEIPLEEMKNNFDTNFFGPIEVMKAALPQMREQKSGLIINVTSIAGYMGLPYRGIYSASKGALELITEALRMEVKSFGIQITNVAPGDFATNIASGRYHAPVIKGSAYEVSYGESLRTMDEHVDGGSNPNEMAEAVYNIIQTPNPNIHYKVGAFMQKLSIVLKRILPDKVYEKMLMNHYKL from the coding sequence ATGGGTAAAGTAGTTCTTATTACAGGAGGTTCGTCAGGAATTGGGAAATCTATAGGCGAGTTTTTGCATCATAAAGGTTTCGTTGTTTACGGAACGAGTAGAAATCCAGAACGCGTATTGAATTCGGTTTTTCCTTTAGTGGCGTTAGATGTCAGAGATTCTAATTCGATTCGCCTGGCTGTAGCCAAAATTATTGCTACAACTGGTCAATTAGATATTGTGATTAATAATGCTGGTGTTGGAATCACTGGTCCTTTGGAAGAAATTCCACTGGAGGAAATGAAAAATAACTTCGACACTAATTTTTTTGGTCCTATTGAAGTTATGAAAGCGGCATTACCACAAATGCGGGAACAAAAATCAGGATTAATTATCAATGTTACTTCTATAGCGGGTTATATGGGTTTGCCTTATCGAGGTATATATTCTGCTTCCAAAGGTGCTTTAGAATTGATAACGGAAGCGTTGCGAATGGAAGTGAAGTCATTTGGTATCCAAATTACTAATGTTGCGCCAGGCGATTTTGCTACTAATATCGCTTCTGGTCGTTATCATGCACCGGTTATCAAAGGTTCCGCTTATGAAGTTTCGTATGGAGAATCGCTGCGAACTATGGATGAACATGTAGATGGAGGTAGTAATCCAAACGAAATGGCCGAAGCTGTTTATAACATTATTCAAACTCCTAATCCCAATATCCATTATAAGGTGGGTGCTTTTATGCAAAAATTATCAATTGTCTTGAAAAGAATCTTGCCTGATAAAGTGTATGAAAAAATGCTTATGAATCATTATAAGTTGTAA
- the hutI gene encoding imidazolonepropionase, which translates to MTTLITNIKELLQVRENSIVKVSGAEMAILPTIKNAFLLIKDNLIADFGTMDNVPKIATDKIIDATGKIVLPSWCDSHTHIVYAGNREQEFVDRINGLSYEEIANRGGGILNSAKKLNETSEEEIYQQSKARLEEVMRLGTGAVEIKSGYGLTVEGELKMLRVIQLLAQNYPITIKATFLGAHAFPTEYKENRKGYMECMLNEMLPEIAKNKLAEFIDVFCETGYFTAAETEEIMEAGIKLGLKPKIHVNQFNSIGGIQAGVKYEAVSVDHLEVMTTEDILALKNTATMPVALPSCSYFLSIPYTPAREMIAAGLPVALATDYNPGSTPSGNMNFVVATACIKMKMTPEEAINAATINGAYAMGISETHGSITIGKKANLIITKPIPSYYQLPYAFGSNLIETVVVEGEILT; encoded by the coding sequence ATGACAACATTAATTACAAATATTAAGGAATTACTGCAAGTTAGAGAAAATAGCATTGTTAAAGTTTCTGGAGCCGAAATGGCTATTCTTCCTACCATTAAAAATGCCTTTTTGCTAATTAAAGATAACTTGATTGCTGATTTTGGGACAATGGATAATGTACCAAAAATTGCTACTGATAAAATAATAGATGCAACAGGAAAGATCGTTTTACCTTCATGGTGTGACAGTCACACGCACATTGTGTATGCTGGCAACCGCGAACAAGAATTTGTTGATCGCATTAATGGATTGTCTTACGAAGAAATTGCTAATCGCGGTGGCGGAATTTTAAACTCAGCAAAAAAACTCAACGAAACTTCTGAAGAGGAGATTTATCAGCAATCAAAAGCGCGACTAGAAGAAGTGATGCGTTTAGGAACTGGAGCTGTAGAAATAAAATCAGGATACGGATTGACCGTTGAAGGAGAACTTAAAATGCTTCGTGTTATTCAACTACTAGCTCAAAACTATCCTATAACCATTAAAGCTACTTTTCTTGGCGCTCATGCGTTTCCTACAGAATACAAGGAAAACCGAAAAGGATATATGGAATGCATGCTAAATGAAATGCTTCCTGAAATTGCTAAAAACAAACTTGCTGAATTCATTGATGTGTTTTGTGAAACCGGTTATTTTACTGCTGCTGAAACAGAAGAGATTATGGAGGCTGGAATTAAATTAGGTTTAAAACCTAAAATTCACGTGAATCAATTCAACTCTATTGGAGGAATTCAAGCAGGAGTAAAATACGAGGCAGTTTCAGTAGATCATCTTGAAGTGATGACAACAGAAGATATTTTGGCTTTAAAAAATACGGCAACAATGCCAGTGGCTTTGCCTTCATGTTCTTATTTTCTAAGCATTCCTTATACTCCAGCACGAGAAATGATTGCTGCAGGACTTCCAGTAGCTCTTGCAACTGATTATAACCCTGGTTCTACTCCATCAGGAAATATGAATTTTGTGGTAGCGACAGCTTGTATCAAAATGAAAATGACTCCCGAAGAAGCCATTAATGCAGCTACAATAAATGGTGCTTATGCTATGGGAATTTCAGAAACTCACGGAAGTATAACCATTGGTAAAAAAGCAAATCTTATTATTACAAAACCTATTCCCTCGTATTATCAATTGCCTTATGCTTTTGGTAGTAATCTTATTGAAACAGTAGTTGTAGAAGGTGAAATTTTGACATAA
- a CDS encoding TonB-dependent receptor domain-containing protein produces MDGIPLSNGGSVQPNGTFGDLAGGNRDGGDVVSLINPDDYEGMTVLKGAAASVLYGSQGANGVILLSSKKVKAGVETFNVNSVTTFDSEAYLPEFQSDYTSNVGDAKSWGAKQKVEGDIKGFFNTGTTQITSMSFSKATDGASTSLTYANTDVSGVIPGNHLKKNNFGIRQTSKFFDDRLNVAVTGNYVSQKINNRPVNGLYFNPVSGVYSHPRAFSLNDLKNYEVFDITKNWNAQNYPGFAAVNESNENPYWQINRQKSFDTNNFFNGAIALDYKVTDWFRLTSRYSYNRSESVFEKEMYATSASSLVHPKGRYINSSTVGTQNYADIIGLINTKFSEDISFSGTIGASINNGKTAGVTLDSGIGGGLKNANIFTLGNFANNNGNFQTAYQREVQSVFAATTFGYKDYLFLDAAARNDWSSTLVNTDDPSFFYPSLGLTGIISEMTAMPDFVNFAKVRATYAQVGNDIAAFITTPTSSIIAGQPVNPPVGPRPGTTLKPELKSEYEIGTEWRMFNNRLGFEVSYYDSKTKNQYMQVPAESTNENGYLNYAINAGSISNKGFEVVLFADIVKSEKFNWESRINYSQNKSKVNDIPSQNIEGRIVLTDPGSNNYRYSLIEGRPFGIIEGKNIQKDAQGRLLVGTTGKLSVNADWEEVGNANPDFMLGFSNTFKFGAFTANILIDGRFGGEVLSLTEAINDFNGVSKASGDARNAGGVKINGAKADGTAVTTMDAFDYYDKTGGRNGATGEYVYDATNVSVREISIGYTFNKTKLPFMQSASISLIARNLFFIYKDAPFDPNVALSTGEGLQGVDVFGLPSTRSIGLNLNLTF; encoded by the coding sequence ATTGATGGTATTCCATTGTCAAACGGAGGATCGGTACAGCCTAATGGAACTTTTGGAGATTTAGCTGGAGGAAATAGAGATGGTGGAGATGTTGTTTCCTTAATTAATCCAGATGATTATGAGGGAATGACTGTGCTAAAAGGTGCGGCCGCTTCTGTATTATACGGTAGTCAAGGTGCAAATGGTGTTATATTACTTAGTTCTAAAAAAGTAAAAGCAGGTGTAGAAACATTCAATGTAAACTCAGTTACTACATTTGATTCGGAAGCTTATTTACCTGAATTTCAATCTGATTATACCTCAAATGTAGGAGATGCGAAAAGTTGGGGAGCAAAGCAAAAAGTAGAAGGTGATATCAAAGGCTTTTTCAATACTGGAACCACGCAAATTACTTCTATGTCTTTCTCTAAGGCTACTGATGGTGCTTCAACTAGTTTAACGTATGCAAATACAGACGTGTCTGGAGTAATACCAGGAAATCATTTGAAGAAAAATAATTTTGGAATTCGTCAAACATCAAAGTTTTTTGATGATCGATTGAATGTAGCTGTAACCGGTAATTATGTTTCGCAAAAAATTAATAACAGGCCTGTAAATGGTTTATACTTTAATCCAGTGAGTGGTGTTTACTCTCATCCTAGAGCTTTTAGCCTAAATGATTTGAAAAACTATGAAGTTTTTGATATTACTAAAAACTGGAATGCTCAAAATTATCCTGGATTTGCAGCAGTTAATGAAAGTAATGAAAATCCATACTGGCAAATTAACAGACAAAAGTCTTTTGATACAAATAACTTCTTTAATGGCGCTATTGCTTTAGATTATAAAGTTACTGACTGGTTTCGTTTAACTTCTAGATATAGCTATAACAGAAGCGAAAGTGTTTTTGAAAAAGAAATGTATGCTACTTCAGCGTCATCATTAGTGCATCCAAAAGGTAGATATATTAATTCTAGTACCGTTGGAACTCAAAACTATGCAGATATAATTGGTTTAATAAATACTAAATTCTCAGAAGATATCTCATTTAGCGGAACTATTGGAGCAAGTATTAACAATGGTAAAACTGCTGGAGTTACTTTAGATTCTGGAATTGGTGGCGGATTGAAAAATGCAAATATTTTTACTTTAGGAAATTTTGCTAATAATAATGGAAATTTTCAAACTGCTTATCAACGTGAAGTGCAATCCGTATTTGCAGCAACAACATTTGGCTACAAAGATTATTTGTTCTTGGATGCTGCCGCTAGAAATGACTGGTCATCTACTTTAGTAAATACAGATGATCCAAGTTTCTTTTATCCTTCTTTGGGATTAACTGGAATAATTAGCGAAATGACTGCCATGCCAGATTTTGTTAATTTTGCAAAAGTGCGTGCTACTTATGCTCAAGTAGGTAATGACATTGCCGCTTTTATTACAACACCTACTTCTTCTATTATAGCAGGACAACCTGTAAATCCTCCTGTAGGGCCAAGACCTGGAACTACATTGAAACCAGAATTAAAATCAGAATACGAAATAGGAACGGAGTGGAGAATGTTTAATAACAGATTAGGATTTGAAGTTTCATATTACGACTCAAAAACTAAAAATCAATACATGCAAGTTCCTGCTGAATCTACAAATGAAAATGGATACTTAAACTATGCAATTAATGCAGGTAGTATTTCTAATAAAGGATTTGAGGTTGTTTTATTTGCTGATATTGTTAAAAGTGAAAAATTCAATTGGGAATCTAGAATTAATTATTCTCAAAATAAGAGTAAAGTAAATGATATTCCTTCTCAAAATATAGAAGGTAGAATCGTACTGACTGATCCTGGGTCTAACAACTATAGATATTCATTAATTGAAGGGAGACCTTTTGGAATAATTGAAGGGAAAAATATTCAAAAAGATGCTCAAGGGCGCTTATTAGTTGGTACAACTGGAAAACTATCTGTAAATGCTGATTGGGAAGAAGTTGGAAATGCAAATCCAGATTTCATGCTAGGTTTTTCTAACACATTCAAATTTGGAGCTTTTACAGCAAACATTCTGATTGACGGTCGTTTTGGAGGTGAAGTTTTAAGTTTAACAGAAGCTATTAATGACTTTAACGGCGTTTCTAAAGCTAGTGGTGATGCCAGAAATGCGGGTGGTGTAAAAATTAATGGTGCTAAAGCAGATGGAACGGCTGTAACTACAATGGATGCTTTTGATTACTACGACAAAACGGGTGGAAGAAATGGTGCCACAGGAGAATATGTATATGATGCAACTAATGTGAGTGTAAGAGAAATTTCTATAGGGTACACTTTCAACAAAACCAAGTTGCCATTTATGCAATCTGCAAGTATTTCTTTAATTGCTAGAAATTTATTCTTTATTTATAAAGACGCTCCATTTGATCCTAATGTGGCATTGAGTACAGGTGAAGGTTTGCAAGGGGTGGATGTTTTCGGTTTGCCTTCAACAAGAAGTATTGGTCTTAATTTGAATTTAACTTTTTAA